A window from Myxococcus fulvus encodes these proteins:
- a CDS encoding isoprenyl transferase, with translation MERPLVVSALENQVKARPMPRHVGIIMDGNGRWAESRGLDRLEGHREGSASVREVTRTARRLGIQALTLYAFSSQNWARPAEEVAGLMDLLRDYLERERAEILDNGIRLNAVGDVDRLPRFVKDPLERLIADSRHNTGMVLSLALSYGGREEILRAAQRMAQAITRGELVADRVEEADFESFLWTNGLPPLDLMVRTSGELRVSNFLLWQMAYAELCFTDALWPDFRTDEFLRCVSQYQQRERRFGLTTAQVKREDPPQRAKA, from the coding sequence ATGGAACGCCCCCTAGTGGTTTCCGCCCTCGAAAATCAGGTCAAGGCCCGGCCCATGCCGCGCCACGTGGGCATCATCATGGATGGCAACGGTCGGTGGGCGGAGTCGCGGGGTCTGGACCGACTGGAGGGGCACCGCGAGGGTAGCGCCAGTGTGCGTGAGGTGACCCGCACCGCCCGCCGCCTGGGCATCCAGGCCCTGACCCTCTACGCCTTCTCCTCGCAGAACTGGGCCCGCCCCGCCGAGGAGGTCGCCGGCCTGATGGACCTCCTGCGCGACTACCTGGAGCGCGAGCGCGCCGAGATCCTCGACAACGGCATCCGACTCAACGCGGTGGGGGACGTGGACCGGCTGCCCCGGTTCGTGAAGGATCCGCTCGAGCGGCTCATCGCCGACTCCCGCCACAACACGGGGATGGTGCTGTCCCTGGCGCTGTCCTACGGCGGACGGGAGGAGATCCTCCGCGCCGCCCAGCGGATGGCCCAGGCCATCACCCGCGGGGAGCTGGTGGCGGACCGCGTCGAGGAGGCCGACTTCGAGTCCTTCCTCTGGACCAACGGCCTGCCGCCCCTGGACCTGATGGTGCGGACCAGCGGCGAGCTGCGCGTGTCCAACTTCCTGCTCTGGCAGATGGCGTACGCGGAGCTGTGCTTTACCGACGCGCTCTGGCCGGACTTCCGCACCGACGAGTTCCTGCGCTGCGTGTCGCAGTACCAGCAGCGTGAGCGGCGCTTCGGATTGACGACGGCGCAGGTGAAGCGGGAAGACCCCCCTCAGCGGGCCAAGGCGTGA
- a CDS encoding tetratricopeptide repeat protein, with translation MSKHRGWGCFNNICCMGLACALAGGAQAQPVTAPAATTRVDATRPFQERMQWAARLYDELEYEQALASLADAKALARTDDERADALIYEGIVLADLRQQQQSRAAFRQGLLLQPEVLLPIKVSPKVQRDFENLRDEVRGKLGLPLGTARAPVTDSDRPERPSNLSPATPRSSHPGLDAVLVPTKESPTKVRALPLTFAGVGALTAGVGGVFGLLSRGNVKEARKATTLDSQRENLDSARGEALAANLLFGLAAASVTSAVILYLTSPSESDEVAQP, from the coding sequence ATGAGCAAGCATCGAGGTTGGGGGTGCTTCAACAACATCTGTTGCATGGGCCTCGCGTGCGCCCTCGCGGGGGGAGCCCAAGCGCAGCCAGTGACGGCTCCAGCAGCGACGACGCGGGTGGACGCCACCCGCCCCTTCCAGGAGCGGATGCAGTGGGCGGCGCGACTCTACGACGAGCTCGAATATGAGCAGGCCCTGGCCTCGCTCGCGGATGCCAAGGCGTTGGCGAGAACGGATGATGAACGGGCCGACGCCTTGATTTACGAGGGCATCGTCCTGGCGGACCTTCGCCAGCAGCAACAATCCCGCGCGGCCTTCCGACAGGGCTTGCTGTTGCAGCCGGAGGTCCTGCTCCCCATCAAGGTGTCTCCCAAGGTGCAGCGCGACTTCGAGAATCTGAGGGACGAGGTGCGAGGCAAGCTCGGCCTGCCCCTCGGGACGGCTCGCGCCCCCGTCACCGACTCGGACCGACCGGAGCGCCCGTCGAACCTGTCACCGGCGACTCCACGGTCCTCGCATCCCGGGCTCGACGCCGTCCTGGTGCCCACGAAGGAATCCCCGACGAAGGTCCGCGCGCTCCCGTTGACCTTCGCGGGCGTCGGCGCGCTGACAGCGGGCGTCGGTGGTGTCTTCGGACTGCTGTCGCGCGGCAACGTCAAGGAGGCTCGGAAAGCCACCACGCTGGATTCTCAGCGCGAGAATCTGGATTCAGCCCGAGGCGAGGCCCTCGCGGCCAATCTCCTGTTCGGCCTCGCAGCAGCCTCCGTGACGAGCGCCGTCATCCTGTATCTCACCAGTCCCTCGGAGAGTGACGAGGTCGCGCAGCCATGA
- a CDS encoding tetratricopeptide repeat protein, with the protein MNRLRGQRLGNELHCMSLALALAGGAQALPIREPVTTAGFVARTFDERLDRAARLYERLEYELALASLADAQTLARTDEQRANALLYEGIVLADLLQHLKSLSAFRKGLMLRPEASLPIKVSPKVQRDFDEVRKEVRKDLGLPPTTPPGRASAEVSDRPALLEKTVPGLSQSSPLPRSEPPPVYPIRANKGATRAHIPLAIASVGIVSASVGSYFGVISRGSIQNAREASSLDAQRQHLGSARGEVITANVLFGLAVASVTGAVILYLTAPSEQIQDGLQ; encoded by the coding sequence ATGAACAGACTTCGAGGACAGAGGCTCGGCAATGAACTCCACTGCATGAGCCTTGCTCTCGCGCTCGCGGGCGGGGCCCAGGCACTGCCAATAAGAGAGCCTGTCACGACAGCCGGTTTCGTAGCCCGCACGTTCGATGAGCGACTGGACCGAGCGGCGCGACTGTATGAGCGCCTCGAGTATGAACTGGCGCTGGCCTCGCTCGCAGATGCTCAGACACTGGCACGAACAGATGAACAGAGAGCCAATGCGTTGCTCTACGAGGGCATCGTCCTGGCGGACCTGCTCCAGCATCTGAAATCCCTCTCGGCCTTTCGAAAGGGCTTGATGCTTCGCCCCGAGGCGTCCCTTCCCATCAAGGTCTCCCCCAAGGTGCAGCGCGACTTCGACGAAGTGCGAAAAGAAGTGCGGAAGGATCTCGGTCTTCCACCGACGACGCCGCCCGGCCGGGCGTCCGCAGAAGTCTCGGACCGGCCCGCACTTCTCGAGAAGACAGTTCCAGGGCTGTCACAAAGTAGTCCACTGCCCCGCAGCGAGCCCCCTCCGGTCTACCCGATACGAGCCAATAAGGGAGCGACAAGGGCACACATTCCACTGGCCATCGCGAGCGTCGGAATCGTGTCCGCCAGCGTAGGTAGTTATTTTGGGGTGATCTCGCGCGGAAGTATCCAGAACGCCCGCGAAGCTTCTTCTCTGGACGCCCAACGACAACACCTGGGTTCAGCCCGAGGAGAGGTCATCACAGCCAACGTCCTGTTCGGTCTCGCGGTGGCCTCCGTTACGGGAGCCGTCATCCTGTATCTCACTGCCCCTTCGGAGCAGATTCAGGACGGGCTACAATGA
- a CDS encoding putative metal-binding motif-containing protein yields the protein MRRASILFLLFATSCSVPSLVELNSDCDKKLDPTHLFEGGPAHAVLGAGSGCRVVTTSTALIGFTPGCVQFRAMDAMSGEEFVAELTGLRESQVTDLRVAFLPPDSWAPELSITVRSFEQSCNDGVQIGLLLRGVTAIAGQAVPVSLALDGRDADNDGFVARNFGGSDCRDDSAAVFPGAPELCNGQDDNCDGIGDEAEFNLGKSCTASNGCVGAYQCDPEALSQGCYASTSGRLVYPDVDRDGYGAGMGISMCGTPPTGYVPNNQDCNDNAPNVYPGATEWCDGRDNNCDNIRDEGYPNLGSACLDANTQCAGTYQCAPEQTSTVCVSSGSC from the coding sequence ATGAGACGTGCATCCATCCTGTTCCTGCTGTTCGCCACCTCCTGCTCCGTGCCGAGCCTCGTCGAGCTCAACTCGGACTGCGACAAGAAGCTCGACCCGACTCATCTGTTCGAAGGAGGCCCTGCGCATGCAGTGCTGGGCGCCGGCTCGGGTTGTCGAGTGGTGACCACCTCCACCGCGCTTATCGGCTTCACGCCAGGCTGTGTGCAGTTCCGTGCGATGGACGCCATGAGTGGCGAGGAGTTCGTCGCGGAGCTGACCGGTCTCCGCGAGAGCCAGGTGACGGACCTCCGCGTGGCGTTCCTCCCTCCCGATTCGTGGGCCCCTGAGCTCTCCATCACGGTCCGCTCGTTCGAACAGAGCTGTAACGACGGAGTCCAGATCGGCCTCTTGCTCCGGGGCGTCACCGCGATCGCCGGGCAGGCGGTCCCGGTCTCACTGGCCCTCGATGGCCGAGATGCCGACAACGACGGGTTCGTCGCCAGGAATTTTGGAGGCTCCGACTGCCGGGACGATTCGGCCGCCGTCTTCCCGGGCGCACCAGAGCTGTGCAATGGCCAGGATGACAACTGCGACGGCATCGGCGACGAAGCCGAGTTCAACCTGGGCAAGTCCTGCACCGCGAGCAACGGCTGCGTGGGCGCCTACCAATGCGACCCGGAAGCCCTCTCACAGGGGTGCTACGCCTCGACCTCCGGGCGGCTGGTCTATCCCGATGTGGACAGGGATGGCTATGGCGCGGGCATGGGCATCAGCATGTGCGGCACACCGCCGACGGGCTACGTTCCGAACAACCAGGACTGTAATGACAACGCGCCCAACGTCTACCCAGGCGCCACCGAGTGGTGCGATGGCAGGGACAACAACTGCGACAACATCCGGGACGAGGGCTACCCCAATCTCGGCTCCGCGTGCCTGGACGCCAACACCCAATGCGCGGGCACGTACCAATGCGCCCCGGAGCAGACTTCGACTGTCTGCGTCTCTTCGGGTTCGTGCTGA
- a CDS encoding SDR family oxidoreductase encodes MKKPLEGRIALVAGATRGAGRGIATRLGEAGATVYCTGRSVRGRPASGDSRPETVEETAEQVTALGGHGIPVRCDHTVEEEVISLCERIQKEQGRLDLLVNDIWGCDRLTHFGQPFWKQSIPDARVMLERAVLTHVITSRHAVPLMLPRNQGLIVEITDGDHFAYRGHVLYDVLKMAVIRLAFAMSRDLRRTGITALAVTPGFLRSEEMLEHFGVTEANWRDGTKVDPDFIASETPAYVGRAVAALAADPNVASKAGRVHSSWALAREYGFTDVDGSQPHWVDHFTRTHGLPYPVADEARYATWGQSPIEALRPNWPES; translated from the coding sequence ATGAAGAAGCCGCTCGAAGGCCGCATCGCCCTGGTCGCCGGCGCCACCCGAGGCGCGGGGCGCGGAATCGCCACCCGACTGGGCGAGGCCGGCGCCACCGTCTACTGCACCGGCCGCAGCGTCCGGGGCCGTCCCGCCTCGGGCGACTCGCGCCCGGAGACCGTCGAGGAGACCGCTGAACAAGTCACCGCGCTCGGCGGCCACGGCATCCCCGTGCGCTGCGACCACACCGTGGAGGAGGAGGTCATCTCCCTGTGCGAGCGCATCCAGAAGGAGCAGGGACGCCTGGACCTCCTGGTCAACGACATCTGGGGCTGCGACAGGCTCACCCACTTCGGCCAGCCCTTCTGGAAGCAGTCCATCCCGGATGCTCGCGTCATGCTGGAGCGCGCCGTCCTCACGCACGTCATCACCAGCCGCCACGCCGTCCCCCTCATGCTCCCGCGCAACCAGGGGCTCATCGTCGAAATCACCGACGGGGACCACTTCGCCTACCGCGGCCACGTCCTCTATGACGTGCTGAAGATGGCCGTCATCCGGCTCGCCTTCGCCATGTCCCGGGACTTGCGCCGCACGGGCATCACCGCGCTCGCCGTGACGCCGGGCTTCCTGCGCTCCGAGGAGATGCTCGAGCACTTCGGCGTCACCGAGGCCAACTGGCGCGACGGCACGAAGGTGGACCCGGACTTCATCGCCTCGGAGACGCCCGCCTATGTGGGCCGCGCCGTCGCCGCGCTCGCCGCCGACCCCAACGTCGCCTCCAAGGCCGGCCGCGTCCACAGCTCCTGGGCCCTGGCCCGCGAATACGGCTTCACCGATGTGGACGGCTCCCAGCCGCACTGGGTGGATCACTTCACTCGCACCCACGGGCTGCCTTACCCCGTCGCCGATGAGGCCCGGTACGCCACCTGGGGTCAGAGCCCCATCGAGGCCCTCCGTCCCAACTGGCCGGAATCCTGA
- a CDS encoding helix-turn-helix transcriptional regulator translates to MRADRLVSLMMLLQSRPKLTAGELARELQVSARTIHRDLDALSASGVPVYATRGSEGGVALLEGWKTQLTGLTRAELHALAAMSATPGGLGDIGLSAPLRSGLVKLAAALPALQQPALEYARQRLHVDASGWFAEREAVPHLEELREAAWENRRVSLMYRDFDGKRGRREVEPYALVLKADRWYLVAGTEAGTRVYRGSRIDGVKVRAETFERPARFDLPAFWKEWCARFAEKRAQYEVTLRLTPEAEGALRRIRPPGEGVRFDAGEPAPGRKTVTVDFERESIALDQLCAVGQGFEVLAPQALRMRFIALAKSVLEAHRDKV, encoded by the coding sequence ATGCGCGCCGACCGACTCGTCAGCCTGATGATGCTGTTGCAGAGCCGCCCGAAGCTGACCGCGGGCGAGCTGGCGCGTGAGCTCCAGGTCTCCGCGCGGACCATCCATCGAGACCTCGACGCCTTGTCTGCCTCCGGCGTGCCCGTGTACGCGACGCGCGGCTCGGAAGGCGGCGTGGCGCTCCTCGAAGGATGGAAGACGCAGCTGACGGGCCTGACGCGCGCGGAGCTGCACGCGTTGGCGGCGATGAGCGCGACGCCGGGGGGCTTGGGGGACATCGGGTTGAGCGCGCCCCTGCGCAGTGGGCTGGTGAAGCTGGCGGCGGCGCTGCCCGCGTTGCAGCAGCCGGCGCTGGAGTACGCGCGGCAGCGGCTGCACGTGGACGCATCGGGTTGGTTCGCGGAGCGCGAGGCGGTGCCCCATCTGGAGGAGCTGCGCGAGGCGGCGTGGGAGAACCGGCGGGTGTCGCTGATGTACCGGGACTTCGATGGGAAGCGCGGACGCAGAGAGGTGGAGCCGTACGCGCTCGTGCTGAAGGCGGACCGTTGGTACCTGGTCGCGGGGACGGAGGCCGGCACGCGGGTGTACCGGGGCTCGCGCATCGACGGCGTGAAGGTGCGGGCGGAGACCTTCGAGCGCCCCGCGCGGTTCGACCTGCCCGCGTTCTGGAAGGAGTGGTGCGCGCGCTTCGCGGAGAAGCGGGCCCAGTACGAGGTGACGCTGCGATTGACGCCGGAGGCCGAGGGCGCGCTCCGGCGAATCCGCCCACCGGGGGAAGGCGTCCGGTTCGACGCAGGGGAGCCCGCCCCCGGTCGAAAGACAGTCACCGTCGACTTCGAGCGTGAGTCCATCGCGCTGGACCAACTGTGCGCGGTGGGCCAGGGCTTCGAGGTCCTGGCGCCCCAGGCGCTCCGGATGCGGTTCATCGCCCTGGCGAAGTCGGTGCTGGAAGCCCATCGCGACAAGGTCTGA
- a CDS encoding putative metal-binding motif-containing protein has translation MKGQTLPFLFFATSCMVPDLKELDTECDRVVDPSRIFEGSPADVILGDGMGCRYANVTVSSAGFTPACMRLVARDQERLEEVWYNLEYWHSRPDAVHVTILPRAGWSPALEIEARIFEESCDGPVVEVQKAELTLGIGKVARARLEFDARDTDGDGFVARETGGTDCNDNDALINRRAIERCNGQDENCDGHIDESFPSLGASCQNQDSVCMGTVQCVSQSSVACVAPGSPTTWYLDEDGDGYGGATNPVLACTHPTNRHVLLGGDCNDGNPYTHPGATEICDEADNDCDGLAENVSRCPGGVAPSWVARTVYHGAVSDWHSASSWTRGGVWIGGGQNRRARLTPGTSDFSIFSEVSCGSTNEIWTGLWADPSTGQAWLASKQGLLGYQTVSDGNCVAVHEVDATVRGLFGLPTPGPLTLYGAATGGSPIPPGGTFTWDGGSSLTYSNPSDKLVGTFSVHGASQDTLFAVGGAGNPIIHRYRPQDQTWLPEAIPATNAYIFRDVWIASNTCGFAVGGEGTVLRWDGQAWTKLPSPDPQDILLAIIAFGPNSAYATSAHGKIFRFDGTNWQTIYSGTEALHAITGTGPDDLWAVGANGRVIHWPNWP, from the coding sequence ATGAAGGGCCAGACCTTGCCGTTCCTTTTCTTCGCCACCTCGTGCATGGTGCCAGACCTCAAGGAACTCGATACAGAGTGCGACCGTGTCGTCGATCCTTCCCGTATATTTGAGGGGTCCCCTGCCGACGTCATCTTGGGTGACGGCATGGGCTGTCGATACGCCAACGTCACCGTGTCGAGCGCCGGATTCACACCAGCATGCATGCGCCTCGTTGCCCGAGACCAGGAGAGACTGGAAGAAGTCTGGTACAATCTCGAGTATTGGCATTCCCGACCTGACGCAGTCCATGTAACGATATTGCCTCGTGCAGGATGGAGCCCTGCCCTCGAAATTGAAGCCCGCATATTCGAGGAGAGCTGTGATGGCCCGGTAGTAGAGGTCCAGAAAGCAGAGCTTACGCTTGGTATCGGCAAGGTGGCCAGGGCCAGGCTGGAGTTCGATGCCAGAGATACGGACGGCGACGGCTTTGTCGCCCGCGAGACAGGTGGCACCGACTGTAACGACAACGACGCCCTCATCAATCGCCGTGCGATTGAGCGCTGCAACGGGCAGGACGAGAACTGCGACGGACACATCGATGAGAGCTTTCCGTCACTCGGCGCATCCTGCCAGAATCAGGATTCCGTATGCATGGGCACGGTTCAGTGTGTGAGCCAGAGCAGCGTCGCCTGCGTTGCTCCAGGCTCACCCACAACTTGGTATCTGGATGAGGACGGCGATGGATACGGAGGCGCTACGAATCCCGTGCTTGCGTGTACCCATCCAACGAACCGCCATGTGCTCCTGGGCGGCGATTGCAACGATGGCAATCCCTATACCCATCCTGGCGCCACCGAAATCTGCGACGAGGCGGACAATGACTGCGATGGACTGGCGGAGAACGTCAGCCGTTGTCCGGGAGGCGTGGCGCCCTCCTGGGTGGCCAGGACGGTGTACCATGGCGCCGTCTCTGATTGGCACTCGGCCTCCTCCTGGACGCGAGGGGGAGTCTGGATTGGCGGCGGGCAGAACAGGAGGGCACGACTCACCCCGGGGACTTCGGACTTCAGCATCTTCTCGGAGGTGAGTTGTGGATCAACGAACGAGATATGGACGGGCCTCTGGGCTGACCCCAGCACGGGGCAGGCGTGGCTCGCCTCGAAACAGGGTCTTCTAGGATATCAAACAGTGAGCGACGGCAACTGCGTCGCCGTCCATGAGGTGGATGCGACCGTCCGGGGGTTATTCGGACTGCCCACCCCCGGACCGCTCACATTGTATGGAGCGGCCACCGGAGGAAGCCCTATCCCTCCTGGAGGAACCTTTACTTGGGATGGAGGGAGTTCGCTGACGTACAGCAACCCATCCGACAAACTGGTGGGCACGTTCTCCGTTCACGGCGCGAGCCAAGATACACTCTTCGCGGTCGGCGGAGCGGGGAACCCGATCATCCATCGCTATCGGCCACAAGATCAAACGTGGCTGCCCGAAGCCATCCCGGCCACGAACGCATATATTTTTCGGGATGTCTGGATAGCAAGCAACACCTGCGGCTTCGCCGTGGGAGGCGAGGGAACAGTACTGCGATGGGATGGCCAAGCATGGACCAAGTTGCCCTCTCCTGATCCCCAGGACATCCTCCTCGCCATCATCGCATTCGGCCCGAACTCCGCCTATGCAACCTCTGCTCATGGCAAGATCTTCCGGTTCGACGGCACGAACTGGCAGACGATCTACTCAGGAACTGAGGCCCTTCATGCCATCACAGGCACGGGACCCGATGACCTCTGGGCTGTGGGGGCCAATGGACGCGTGATTCACTGGCCCAACTGGCCCTGA
- a CDS encoding septal ring lytic transglycosylase RlpA family protein yields the protein MRASTVVLLLALGFSTACASRAAKPDPRDEETRTRSGSTPGVTRREQMPRSYLGEGLASFYGPGLHGRPTASGERFNQNALTAAHRKARFGSCMKVVNMENGRSVQVRINDRGPFVEGRIIDVSKAAASKLGMLDKGVVRVRLYRCPDDTVSEIPQAMWAAPV from the coding sequence ATGCGCGCGAGCACCGTCGTCCTCCTGCTGGCGCTGGGCTTCTCCACCGCGTGCGCTTCGCGCGCGGCGAAGCCGGACCCGCGCGACGAGGAGACCCGGACGCGCTCCGGGTCGACTCCCGGCGTGACGCGGCGCGAGCAGATGCCGCGCTCCTATCTGGGCGAGGGGCTGGCGTCGTTCTACGGCCCCGGGCTGCACGGCCGTCCCACCGCGAGCGGGGAGCGCTTCAACCAGAACGCGCTCACGGCCGCGCACCGCAAGGCGCGCTTCGGCTCCTGCATGAAGGTGGTCAACATGGAGAACGGCCGCTCCGTGCAGGTGCGCATCAATGACCGGGGGCCCTTCGTGGAGGGCCGCATCATCGACGTGTCCAAGGCCGCCGCGTCCAAGCTGGGGATGCTGGACAAGGGCGTGGTGCGCGTGCGGCTGTATCGCTGCCCCGATGACACCGTGTCGGAGATTCCCCAAGCAATGTGGGCCGCGCCGGTGTAG
- a CDS encoding phosphatidate cytidylyltransferase: MNDKNKNLVIRIVTALTLLPLVLVLLFLGGVWSAGLLGLAAAACVGEYYLIVQKRLNGAAWVGMAFAAVLPFLPLRDAARTGETAFWLTIVFAFFAWIFHLFKGPLAEAPTRTAHLVNGFLYGAVGLTALSALRLLPDHGLAWVICALTITWANDTAAYFFGRFMGRHKLYPEVSPNKTWEGFFGGMLGSVGGMFIARGFFFPVFTVWDCIILGIAGGLLGPVGDLCESMLKRAYGVKDSGFLIPGHGGVLDRIDALLFNAPLVFVYVQFVRGLLP, translated from the coding sequence GTGAACGACAAGAACAAGAACCTCGTCATCCGCATCGTGACGGCGCTGACGCTCCTGCCGTTGGTGCTGGTGCTGCTCTTCCTGGGCGGCGTGTGGAGCGCGGGCCTGCTCGGCCTTGCCGCCGCCGCGTGCGTGGGCGAGTACTACCTCATCGTGCAGAAGCGGCTGAACGGGGCCGCGTGGGTGGGCATGGCCTTCGCGGCGGTGCTGCCCTTCCTGCCGTTGAGGGACGCGGCGCGCACGGGTGAGACGGCCTTCTGGCTCACCATCGTCTTCGCGTTCTTCGCGTGGATCTTCCACCTGTTCAAGGGCCCGCTCGCCGAGGCCCCCACGCGCACGGCCCACCTGGTCAACGGCTTCCTGTACGGCGCCGTGGGCCTCACCGCGCTGTCGGCGCTGCGCCTGCTCCCGGACCACGGCCTCGCGTGGGTCATCTGCGCGCTGACGATTACCTGGGCCAACGACACCGCCGCCTACTTCTTCGGCCGCTTCATGGGGCGCCACAAGCTCTACCCCGAGGTGAGCCCGAACAAGACGTGGGAGGGCTTCTTCGGCGGCATGCTCGGCTCGGTGGGCGGCATGTTCATCGCCCGGGGCTTCTTCTTCCCCGTCTTCACCGTGTGGGACTGCATCATCCTGGGCATCGCCGGAGGCCTCTTGGGCCCCGTCGGTGACTTGTGCGAGTCGATGCTCAAGCGGGCGTACGGCGTGAAGGACTCGGGGTTCCTCATCCCGGGGCACGGCGGGGTGTTGGACCGCATCGACGCCTTGCTCTTCAACGCACCCCTGGTGTTCGTCTACGTGCAGTTCGTGCGAGGGCTCCTGCCGTAG
- the rseP gene encoding RIP metalloprotease RseP codes for MPSLQNLGFFILLLGVLVTVHELGHFLVAKACGVKVLKFSIGFGPKLIGFIKGETEYQIAILPLGGYVKMAGDLPHEELSPEEAKRGFLAQPPWKRGLIVLAGPAFNLIFPVLVYFFVFLGPHQATSTLVGFVEPGSPAELSGMRPGDRVLSVEGESVRTFDDMRETFVGRFERPIPIVVDRGGQPVTLTVTPKKSTETSPIDTVERGLIGVAPVSKPPLVGVRAGSPAEAAGLRTFDRVLSVNGVHVPDEARLYQELGRHPEGEPLKLVVRRMSTVEAGVVTGQVSNVVEVTVPRQPGVGLAAVGAEPADTYVAMVAPGSVAQKAGLSPGDLIVAFNGKPVQSLRMMENELTELKDQPFTLTWRDAKGGEHTEKLAQAPLKSEDAMGQETSRLALGARGWALMDADAPKVDEVTVHLGPAAAFKQAAVVVPKIVGQMVKVLAGLFTRDVPLSSVGGPIMMYQLAAKSAEQGLDSFLHLMAIISINLGVMNLLPIPVLDGFALLSAAWEGIRRRPIPTRVREAANMVGLALLFLLMLLVFTNDITR; via the coding sequence ATGCCCTCACTTCAGAACCTGGGGTTCTTCATCCTGCTGCTCGGCGTGCTCGTGACAGTGCACGAGCTCGGCCATTTCCTCGTGGCGAAGGCCTGCGGGGTGAAGGTCCTCAAGTTCTCCATCGGCTTCGGGCCCAAGCTCATCGGCTTCATCAAGGGTGAGACCGAGTATCAGATCGCCATCCTGCCGCTGGGCGGCTACGTGAAGATGGCGGGCGACCTGCCCCACGAGGAGCTCAGCCCGGAAGAGGCGAAGCGGGGCTTTTTGGCGCAGCCGCCGTGGAAGCGCGGGCTCATCGTCCTGGCGGGGCCGGCCTTCAACCTCATCTTCCCCGTGCTGGTCTATTTCTTCGTCTTCCTGGGGCCGCACCAGGCCACGTCCACCCTGGTGGGCTTCGTGGAGCCGGGCAGCCCGGCGGAGCTGTCCGGCATGCGCCCCGGTGACCGTGTCCTGTCGGTGGAGGGCGAGTCGGTTCGCACCTTCGACGACATGCGGGAGACCTTCGTGGGGCGCTTCGAGCGGCCCATCCCCATCGTCGTGGACCGGGGCGGCCAGCCGGTGACGCTGACGGTGACGCCGAAGAAGAGCACGGAGACGTCGCCCATCGACACGGTGGAGCGGGGCCTCATCGGCGTGGCGCCGGTGTCCAAGCCCCCCTTGGTGGGCGTTCGCGCGGGCTCGCCGGCCGAGGCCGCGGGTCTGCGCACCTTCGACCGGGTGCTGAGCGTCAATGGCGTGCACGTGCCGGACGAGGCGCGGCTGTACCAGGAGCTGGGCCGGCACCCGGAGGGCGAGCCGCTGAAGCTGGTGGTGCGGCGCATGTCCACGGTGGAGGCCGGCGTGGTGACGGGCCAGGTGTCCAACGTGGTGGAGGTGACGGTGCCCCGGCAGCCGGGCGTGGGCCTGGCGGCGGTGGGCGCGGAGCCCGCGGACACGTACGTCGCGATGGTGGCCCCCGGCAGCGTGGCGCAGAAGGCGGGCCTTTCGCCCGGAGACCTCATCGTCGCGTTCAACGGCAAGCCCGTGCAGTCGCTGCGGATGATGGAGAACGAGCTCACCGAGCTCAAGGACCAGCCCTTCACGCTGACGTGGCGCGACGCGAAGGGCGGCGAGCACACCGAGAAGCTGGCGCAGGCGCCGCTCAAGAGCGAGGACGCGATGGGGCAGGAGACCTCGCGGCTGGCGCTGGGCGCGCGCGGCTGGGCGCTGATGGACGCGGACGCGCCGAAGGTGGACGAGGTGACGGTGCACCTGGGGCCCGCCGCCGCGTTCAAGCAGGCCGCCGTCGTGGTGCCGAAGATTGTCGGGCAGATGGTGAAGGTGCTCGCGGGGCTCTTCACGCGCGACGTGCCGCTGTCCTCGGTGGGCGGTCCCATCATGATGTACCAGCTGGCGGCGAAGAGCGCCGAGCAGGGGCTCGACTCGTTCCTGCACCTGATGGCCATCATCTCCATCAACCTGGGCGTGATGAACCTCTTGCCCATTCCCGTGCTGGATGGCTTCGCGCTCCTGTCCGCGGCGTGGGAGGGCATCCGCCGGCGCCCCATCCCGACGCGGGTCCGCGAGGCCGCCAACATGGTGGGCCTGGCGCTGCTCTTCCTGCTCATGCTGCTCGTCTTCACCAACGACATCACCCGCTAG